In Sphingobium sp. EP60837, one genomic interval encodes:
- a CDS encoding alpha/beta hydrolase, protein MKRGWAPILPLLALTAAAPPPLQFEVGRQRPAPWPETAARFPHGIRASADIIYSQPPHYRPLRLDLYRPHTRKAPLPLIVHVHGGAWMTGTKRHGGPIKDFPSVLAQFAANGFAVASVEYRLDGEAPFPAAIQDVKTAIRFLRFHAREYGIDPARVGIFGGSAGGQLAALVSTSCGVAKLEPPADRDAPDLRGGAEIGAGAGDSYLYSRCRSWLCRQDR, encoded by the coding sequence ATGAAGAGAGGCTGGGCCCCAATCCTGCCCCTGCTCGCCCTGACCGCCGCTGCGCCTCCGCCGCTCCAGTTTGAGGTTGGGCGGCAGCGTCCCGCCCCCTGGCCCGAAACCGCCGCCCGCTTTCCCCATGGCATACGCGCAAGCGCCGACATCATCTACAGCCAGCCCCCCCACTACCGGCCGCTGCGGCTGGATCTTTATCGCCCCCATACCCGCAAAGCTCCGCTCCCGCTGATCGTCCATGTCCATGGCGGCGCGTGGATGACGGGGACAAAGCGGCATGGCGGCCCGATCAAGGATTTCCCATCCGTTCTGGCGCAGTTCGCAGCGAACGGCTTTGCTGTTGCGTCCGTCGAATACCGGCTGGATGGCGAGGCTCCGTTCCCCGCGGCCATTCAGGACGTTAAGACCGCCATTCGTTTCCTGCGCTTCCACGCCAGGGAATATGGAATTGATCCGGCGAGGGTGGGCATTTTCGGCGGATCGGCTGGCGGTCAGCTGGCAGCGCTTGTCTCCACCAGTTGCGGCGTCGCGAAGCTCGAACCGCCAGCCGATCGCGATGCGCCGGACCTCAGAGGCGGCGCTGAAATCGGCGCAGGTGCCGGTGACAGCTATCTATATTCCCGCTGTCGATCATGGCTTTGTCGGCAAGACCGATGA
- a CDS encoding FGGY-family carbohydrate kinase produces MPEGTLNRGFAIIVDIGKTLSKVSLWSRDGQILDRQVRPNQVRTDGGARRLDTAGIEEWLVESLGKYASSGAQYIVPVAHGAGVAALVRDQLAFPPLDYEQAIPEEVMAAYRLERDNFAATGSPALPDGLNIGSQLFWLDQLYPPEMAAATLIPWAQYWAWFLSGVAATEVTSLGCHSDLWSPDASRFSPLAERMGWAARFAPLRKAEDSLGALRPELAERTGLSPDIQIHTGLHDSNAALLAARGFDEIADGDSTILSTGTWFIAMRLPAHQVATSALAEGRDCLVNVDAYGCPVPSARFMGGREIETVIEFDTRRVDIKPDQPALLAAVPQLLRKGAMLLPTLAPGFGPYPTGAGNWIARPDDWYERRAAVCLYAALVADTMLDLIGARDRLLVEGRFADAEVFVRALASLRPDMAVYTANAHNDVSFGALRLIDPSLKPQGSLSVVQPLDEDISSYRSRWLAGISEHAFSGSVPCR; encoded by the coding sequence ATGCCGGAGGGCACGCTGAACCGCGGTTTCGCTATCATCGTCGATATCGGCAAAACGCTCAGCAAAGTTTCCTTATGGTCGCGGGACGGCCAGATACTCGACCGTCAGGTGCGCCCCAATCAGGTGCGGACCGACGGCGGCGCGCGCCGCCTGGACACGGCGGGCATCGAAGAATGGCTCGTCGAATCACTTGGCAAATACGCCTCCAGCGGAGCCCAATATATTGTGCCCGTCGCACATGGCGCAGGCGTGGCCGCGCTTGTGCGGGACCAACTCGCCTTCCCCCCGCTCGATTACGAGCAGGCGATCCCTGAAGAGGTGATGGCGGCTTACCGGCTGGAGCGCGACAATTTTGCAGCGACGGGTTCGCCCGCCCTGCCGGACGGCCTCAATATCGGTTCTCAGCTTTTCTGGCTGGATCAGCTTTATCCGCCCGAAATGGCTGCCGCCACCCTAATCCCTTGGGCGCAATATTGGGCGTGGTTCCTGTCCGGCGTCGCGGCGACTGAAGTCACCAGCCTGGGATGTCACAGCGACCTCTGGTCGCCGGACGCGTCGCGCTTCTCGCCTCTGGCTGAGCGCATGGGCTGGGCAGCGCGCTTCGCCCCGCTCCGCAAGGCGGAGGACAGTCTTGGTGCCCTGCGGCCAGAACTTGCGGAGCGTACCGGCCTCTCGCCCGACATCCAAATCCATACCGGCCTTCACGACTCCAACGCAGCGCTCCTCGCGGCGCGAGGCTTCGATGAGATTGCGGATGGCGATTCCACCATTCTTTCCACAGGCACCTGGTTCATAGCGATGCGCCTGCCAGCGCATCAGGTTGCGACGAGTGCGCTCGCGGAGGGGCGCGATTGCCTCGTCAATGTCGATGCCTATGGCTGTCCGGTGCCCTCCGCCCGCTTCATGGGCGGGCGCGAGATTGAGACCGTGATCGAATTTGACACGCGCCGTGTCGATATCAAACCCGATCAGCCAGCCCTGCTGGCCGCCGTACCACAGCTGCTGCGCAAGGGCGCGATGCTGCTGCCCACCCTGGCTCCCGGCTTTGGCCCCTACCCGACCGGCGCTGGCAACTGGATCGCCCGCCCGGACGATTGGTATGAACGGCGCGCAGCGGTATGCCTCTATGCCGCGCTGGTCGCCGACACGATGCTCGATCTTATCGGCGCGCGCGACCGCTTGCTGGTGGAAGGCCGCTTCGCCGATGCCGAGGTATTCGTCCGCGCGCTTGCATCCCTGCGACCGGACATGGCCGTCTATACAGCCAACGCGCATAATGATGTGTCCTTCGGCGCCTTGCGCCTGATCGACCCGTCGCTCAAACCCCAAGGCTCGCTCAGCGTCGTGCAGCCGCTTGATGAAGACATCTCGTCTTACCGTTCCCGGTGGCTGGCCGGGATCAGTGAGCACGCCTTTTCAGGATCCGTCCCATGCCGATAG
- a CDS encoding SDR family oxidoreductase, producing MGRFSGKSVVITGGSSGIGLAAARRIVEEGGAVLITGSNAARLESAREQLPALHILVNDASKPEAAQALAEEAGRLFGTIDAVFLNAGVGAGAPLGHLTPDIYRQLMDINVGGPLFGTQALAPIVCDGGSILITASIAKDKGMQASALYSATKGAVRSLVRGFARELAPRRIRVNALSPGPIETDFFNRLGLPEEHASMVTQQIAAGNPLGRMGTAEEAAAVATFLLSDEASYVTGSDYYVDGGDAQL from the coding sequence ATGGGCAGATTTAGTGGCAAGTCGGTGGTCATCACTGGGGGATCGAGCGGCATCGGCTTAGCGGCGGCGCGGCGCATCGTCGAGGAGGGTGGTGCGGTACTCATCACAGGGTCCAATGCAGCGAGGTTGGAGAGTGCAAGGGAGCAGCTTCCGGCACTTCACATATTGGTGAATGACGCGTCCAAGCCCGAAGCGGCGCAGGCGCTGGCAGAGGAAGCCGGGCGATTGTTCGGCACGATCGATGCGGTGTTCCTGAATGCCGGTGTGGGAGCAGGAGCGCCGCTTGGCCATTTGACCCCTGATATTTACCGCCAGCTCATGGACATCAATGTCGGCGGGCCGTTGTTCGGGACGCAGGCGCTGGCGCCGATCGTTTGCGATGGTGGCTCCATCTTGATCACGGCCTCGATCGCGAAGGATAAGGGGATGCAAGCCAGCGCGCTCTATTCGGCCACGAAGGGAGCAGTGCGTTCGCTGGTGCGGGGTTTCGCGCGGGAACTGGCGCCGCGGCGCATCCGGGTCAATGCGCTAAGTCCTGGACCGATCGAGACGGACTTCTTCAATCGTCTGGGCTTGCCGGAGGAGCATGCCTCCATGGTCACGCAGCAGATCGCTGCGGGCAATCCGCTCGGCCGGATGGGCACGGCCGAAGAAGCCGCCGCCGTCGCGACTTTCCTGCTGTCCGACGAGGCGAGCTATGTGACGGGCTCAGACTATTATGTCGATGGTGGCGACGCGCAGCTATAG
- a CDS encoding DeoR/GlpR family DNA-binding transcription regulator, with protein MHATERERLIIEAMGPNGFVSYRDLESRLAASPATIRRDLSRLEEEGVIHRVRGGAKLTERHGGKPEGAARLAGTPFAQSITEHLAQKQAIGRAAAQLCQHGEGIMIDGGTTTLQMCPHIGGLDLSVLTNSLHIANALLPQSGTQILLPSGTLFREQNIILAPAGEESMPRFHAPKLFMGAAAVGPQGVMQQDVILVAAERRLIDRAEQVILLVDSSKFTSSSGAIVCGLDEVDIVVTDKAVQPQTLAMLEKAGPQVIVVDA; from the coding sequence ATGCACGCCACGGAACGTGAAAGGCTGATCATCGAAGCGATGGGCCCGAACGGCTTCGTCAGCTATCGCGACCTTGAATCGCGGCTTGCAGCGTCCCCGGCCACCATCCGCCGGGATCTTTCCCGGTTGGAGGAAGAAGGGGTGATCCACCGCGTCCGTGGCGGCGCCAAGCTCACCGAGCGCCATGGGGGCAAGCCAGAGGGCGCGGCCCGCCTTGCGGGAACCCCTTTCGCCCAGTCGATCACCGAACATCTGGCGCAGAAACAGGCGATCGGCCGCGCCGCAGCTCAACTGTGCCAGCATGGCGAAGGCATCATGATCGACGGGGGCACGACCACGCTTCAGATGTGCCCGCACATCGGCGGGCTGGACCTATCCGTTCTCACCAATTCGCTGCACATCGCCAACGCGCTGCTGCCCCAGTCGGGCACGCAGATCCTGCTTCCCTCCGGCACGCTCTTCCGCGAACAGAATATCATTCTGGCCCCGGCGGGCGAGGAATCCATGCCGCGCTTCCATGCGCCAAAGCTGTTCATGGGCGCCGCCGCGGTCGGGCCTCAGGGCGTGATGCAGCAGGACGTCATCCTGGTTGCCGCCGAACGCCGCCTCATTGATCGGGCGGAACAGGTCATCCTTCTGGTGGACAGCTCCAAATTCACCTCGTCGTCCGGCGCTATCGTATGCGGCCTGGACGAGGTGGACATCGTCGTTACGGACAAAGCTGTTCAGCCGCAAACTCTTGCGATGCTAGAAAAGGCGGGTCCGCAGGTCATCGTCGTCGACGCTTAA
- a CDS encoding MFS transporter, translating into MSAGSQKDNWRDTILAGLANYIDAGSIVAGSAALALWQEHYKLSNDFIGLIGAFGPNAIGAGVGAYIGGRLCDKLGRKKIYQWDMLVYAVGMAMLVFAFAPWMIVVGFLIVGLAVGADIPASWSLIAEQAPDDRRGKHSGVAQVLWYLGPVVVLLLSLALTSLGELGARIVFAHLLVIALGLTFLRSRMKESERWEAAQAEGVAKLPVSTLFQPKYLASILGLVGMYGFWNLWAGTNGFFFPYILRTVGAATQTQSVAIQALSFAIGMVSIGLIFMRYADKVNQRTLFAISAVIQVIGMALLAVFPLTIPIAILYVFLLQFGGGFGAQSFFQLWSSEMFPTMLRSTAQGLCFAIVRISLGIFSFFVPMLSATGFTTLAWILTGFLVISGLIGTLWAPRNEGKSLEQLEAERQAA; encoded by the coding sequence ATGAGTGCCGGATCACAGAAGGACAATTGGCGGGACACGATCCTCGCAGGTCTTGCCAACTATATCGATGCGGGCTCGATCGTTGCCGGCTCGGCTGCCCTCGCGCTGTGGCAGGAACATTATAAGCTGTCGAACGACTTTATCGGCCTGATCGGCGCTTTCGGCCCGAACGCGATCGGCGCGGGCGTCGGCGCCTATATTGGCGGGCGGCTCTGCGACAAGCTCGGCCGTAAAAAGATCTACCAATGGGACATGCTCGTCTATGCCGTGGGCATGGCGATGCTGGTCTTCGCCTTCGCGCCCTGGATGATCGTCGTCGGCTTCCTTATTGTCGGCCTCGCCGTCGGTGCGGACATCCCCGCTTCCTGGTCACTCATCGCCGAACAGGCGCCCGACGACCGGCGCGGAAAACATTCCGGCGTTGCGCAGGTGCTCTGGTATCTGGGTCCGGTCGTCGTCCTGCTGCTCAGCCTGGCGCTAACGAGCCTCGGCGAACTGGGCGCACGCATCGTCTTTGCTCATCTGCTGGTCATCGCTCTTGGCCTTACTTTCCTGCGCTCGCGCATGAAGGAGTCCGAACGGTGGGAAGCGGCTCAGGCGGAAGGCGTCGCCAAATTGCCGGTATCCACGCTGTTTCAGCCCAAATATCTCGCCTCCATCCTCGGTCTGGTCGGGATGTATGGGTTCTGGAATCTGTGGGCGGGGACGAACGGCTTCTTCTTCCCCTATATCCTACGCACCGTGGGCGCGGCGACCCAGACGCAGTCTGTCGCCATTCAGGCCCTGTCTTTCGCCATCGGCATGGTCTCCATTGGCCTCATCTTCATGCGCTATGCCGACAAGGTGAACCAGCGCACGCTGTTCGCGATCTCGGCCGTCATCCAGGTCATTGGCATGGCATTGCTGGCGGTCTTCCCGCTGACGATTCCCATCGCCATCCTCTACGTCTTCCTGCTGCAATTCGGCGGCGGTTTCGGCGCGCAGAGCTTCTTCCAGCTCTGGAGTTCGGAAATGTTCCCGACGATGCTCCGTTCGACCGCACAAGGTCTGTGCTTCGCCATCGTGCGGATCAGCCTTGGCATTTTCAGCTTCTTCGTTCCGATGCTCAGCGCAACGGGTTTCACGACGCTGGCGTGGATTTTGACGGGCTTCCTCGTCATAAGCGGCCTGATCGGCACGCTTTGGGCGCCGCGTAACGAAGGCAAATCGCTGGAGCAGTTGGAAGCTGAACGGCAGGCTGCTTGA
- a CDS encoding carboxylesterase/lipase family protein produces MRGVAQGAGGIFKGIPFAQTTGGDHRWTPPRPALPWTASFDASQFGPICPQPERPDHRSERQSEDCLSINVATPSLSGKKPVLVLIHGGAFFLGSGAELFDDAARAYNERGILVVSLNYRLGRLGFFSHPGLRAEQPGAPTGNYWLMDQVAGLKWVHSNIARFGGDPHKVTIMGCSAGGSSINALMTSPKSRGLFARASAHSGGGINNATRPQAQAEWEGVAFAARAGGTGEGGQAITALRRLDPAAIMAADPGPPNFGAVVDGEMIPQETAIAFAKGDIARVPYIAGSTSNEASIFGLMGFDEKALKDRFGIDMAAVRKIYDPATKLSPAELLRQVQTDFIFTSAATATAGLAARWQPSWSYHFAYVPTAERGKVAGAPHCADFGYTLGAAKASQGAENARLAAMMQGYWTNFIKTGNPNGSGLPLWSQYKGAHRGPLLIDSKTTVTPNFRATQIAYWWKLWAERTGQKLP; encoded by the coding sequence GTGCGCGGCGTGGCTCAGGGCGCAGGCGGCATCTTCAAGGGCATCCCCTTCGCCCAGACGACCGGCGGCGATCATCGCTGGACGCCCCCTCGCCCTGCCCTACCCTGGACTGCATCCTTCGACGCGTCGCAATTCGGACCGATTTGCCCGCAGCCTGAAAGGCCCGATCACCGCAGCGAACGTCAGAGCGAAGACTGCCTGTCGATCAATGTCGCCACCCCCTCGCTTAGCGGCAAGAAGCCCGTCCTCGTGCTGATCCACGGCGGCGCATTCTTCCTCGGATCAGGGGCGGAATTGTTCGACGATGCCGCCCGCGCCTACAATGAGCGCGGCATATTGGTCGTATCGCTCAACTACCGCCTGGGACGGCTCGGCTTCTTCTCCCACCCCGGCCTTCGCGCTGAACAGCCGGGAGCGCCGACCGGCAACTATTGGCTGATGGATCAGGTCGCCGGCCTGAAATGGGTCCACAGCAATATCGCCCGCTTCGGCGGTGATCCTCACAAGGTGACGATCATGGGCTGCTCGGCGGGCGGTTCCAGCATCAATGCCCTCATGACCTCGCCCAAATCACGCGGCTTGTTCGCAAGAGCCAGCGCACATTCAGGCGGCGGCATCAACAACGCCACCCGCCCGCAGGCGCAGGCGGAATGGGAAGGCGTCGCCTTCGCTGCCCGCGCCGGAGGAACCGGCGAAGGCGGTCAAGCCATCACGGCCCTGCGCAGGCTCGATCCCGCCGCGATCATGGCCGCCGATCCCGGCCCGCCCAATTTTGGCGCAGTGGTCGATGGCGAGATGATCCCGCAGGAAACCGCCATCGCCTTCGCAAAGGGCGACATCGCCCGCGTCCCCTATATTGCTGGATCGACCAGCAATGAGGCGAGCATTTTCGGCCTGATGGGCTTTGACGAGAAGGCGCTGAAAGATCGCTTCGGCATCGACATGGCCGCTGTGCGAAAAATCTATGATCCGGCGACCAAGCTCAGCCCCGCCGAATTGCTGCGGCAGGTGCAGACCGATTTCATCTTCACTTCGGCGGCGACCGCGACGGCGGGCCTCGCGGCGCGCTGGCAACCCAGCTGGTCCTATCATTTCGCCTATGTGCCCACGGCCGAGCGCGGCAAGGTAGCAGGCGCGCCACACTGCGCGGACTTCGGCTATACGCTGGGCGCGGCAAAGGCGTCACAGGGCGCGGAGAACGCTAGGTTGGCCGCCATGATGCAGGGCTATTGGACAAATTTCATCAAGACCGGCAATCCCAACGGCTCCGGCTTGCCGCTATGGAGTCAATATAAGGGTGCACATCGCGGCCCCTTGCTGATCGACAGCAAGACGACCGTGACGCCGAATTTCCGTGCTACCCAGATCGCCTATTGGTGGAAGCTCTGGGCCGAACGCACCGGTCAAAAACTCCCATGA
- the lldD gene encoding FMN-dependent L-lactate dehydrogenase LldD produces MPIASVADFREAARRRLPRFLFEYIDGGSYAEVTLRKNVSELSDIALRQRVLRDVSSMDLTTELFGQRQALPVGLAPIGLAGLNARRGECQALRAAEGAGIPFTLSTVGACSLAEVARAATKPFWFQLYMIRDRAFMKDLLAQAAAANCSALVFTVDMPVPGTRYRDYHSGLAGADGLKGAIWRTMQAAMKPDWAWDVGVRGRPHTLGNVAPVLKGKTGIEDFFAWMRNNFDPSINWRDLDFIRSEWKGPLIIKGLLDAEDAREAAALGADGIVVSNHGGRQLDGVLSTARALPPIADAVGDKLTVLVDGGVRSGLDVVRMLALGAKGVLIGRAWAFALAAQGEAGVTKMLQLIEAEMRVAMALTGSCKIADINQSILAGRDM; encoded by the coding sequence ATGCCGATAGCCAGCGTCGCCGATTTTCGCGAAGCCGCCCGCCGCCGCCTGCCCCGTTTCCTCTTCGAATATATCGACGGCGGCTCCTATGCCGAAGTCACGCTCCGCAAGAATGTCAGCGAACTGTCGGATATCGCGCTGCGCCAACGGGTGCTGCGCGATGTGTCCAGCATGGACCTGACAACCGAATTGTTCGGCCAGAGACAGGCGCTGCCGGTTGGACTTGCCCCGATCGGTCTTGCCGGTCTCAACGCCCGCCGTGGCGAATGTCAGGCGCTTCGTGCGGCTGAGGGCGCAGGCATTCCCTTCACCCTCTCGACGGTCGGCGCTTGCTCGCTGGCCGAAGTCGCGCGTGCGGCAACGAAGCCCTTCTGGTTTCAGCTCTACATGATCCGCGACCGCGCTTTCATGAAGGATCTGCTGGCGCAGGCGGCCGCGGCCAACTGCTCGGCCCTCGTCTTCACCGTCGATATGCCTGTCCCCGGCACCCGATACCGCGACTATCATAGCGGCCTTGCCGGAGCGGACGGCCTCAAGGGCGCGATCTGGCGCACGATGCAGGCGGCGATGAAGCCGGACTGGGCTTGGGACGTTGGCGTGCGCGGCCGCCCTCATACTCTGGGCAATGTCGCCCCGGTGCTGAAGGGCAAGACCGGCATCGAGGATTTCTTCGCCTGGATGCGCAACAATTTCGATCCGTCGATCAACTGGCGCGACCTGGATTTCATCCGCTCCGAATGGAAAGGCCCACTGATCATCAAGGGCCTTCTCGATGCCGAAGACGCGCGCGAAGCGGCGGCGTTGGGCGCTGACGGCATCGTCGTATCGAACCATGGCGGGCGTCAGTTGGACGGCGTGCTATCGACCGCGCGCGCCTTGCCCCCCATTGCAGACGCCGTGGGCGACAAGCTCACCGTGCTGGTGGACGGGGGCGTGCGCTCGGGGCTGGACGTGGTCCGTATGCTGGCGCTGGGCGCGAAGGGTGTGCTGATCGGCCGTGCCTGGGCCTTTGCGCTCGCCGCGCAAGGGGAAGCCGGCGTGACGAAGATGCTGCAACTGATCGAAGCGGAGATGCGCGTGGCGATGGCGCTCACCGGATCCTGCAAGATCGCCGATATAAACCAGAGCATTTTGGCCGGGAGGGACATGTAA
- a CDS encoding TerC family protein, producing MEFLFADWLGTPAWFWLVFIVLVVALTAFDLGFLHKENREIDIRESLGLSAFYVSVALLFGGWIWFARGAEPGMQYFTGFFIEKALSIDNVFVISLIFSYFAIPARYQYRALLWGIVGVIVLRGLMIGGGAMLLHEAYWVLYLFAAFLIFTGIKMLFSGDAPMDIQKNPAIKFIATHVRMTPDLHGEHFFARIAHHKTGKMVLAATPLFLALVVINFADLLFAVDSVPAIFAITTDTFIVYTSNVMAILGLRALYFALSAMVHRFHYLKYALALILVYIGAKIFVADFLLGGDKFPPVLSLGVTFALLAAGVGWSLWKTRQEQRSLA from the coding sequence ATGGAATTCCTATTTGCAGACTGGCTGGGAACCCCTGCCTGGTTCTGGCTGGTTTTCATCGTCCTGGTTGTCGCCTTGACCGCCTTCGACCTGGGTTTCCTGCACAAGGAGAACCGGGAGATCGACATTCGCGAAAGCCTGGGCCTCTCGGCCTTTTACGTCAGCGTGGCGCTGCTGTTCGGCGGGTGGATATGGTTCGCGCGCGGAGCCGAGCCGGGGATGCAATATTTCACCGGCTTCTTCATCGAAAAGGCGTTGTCGATCGACAATGTGTTCGTGATCAGCCTGATCTTCTCCTATTTCGCGATCCCTGCGCGCTACCAGTATCGCGCGCTGCTGTGGGGCATCGTTGGGGTCATCGTGCTGCGCGGCCTGATGATCGGCGGCGGCGCGATGCTGCTGCATGAAGCTTATTGGGTACTCTATCTTTTCGCCGCCTTCCTGATTTTCACCGGCATCAAGATGCTGTTTTCGGGCGATGCGCCGATGGACATCCAGAAAAACCCGGCGATCAAGTTCATCGCCACCCATGTCCGCATGACGCCCGATCTGCATGGCGAGCATTTCTTCGCCCGTATTGCCCACCACAAGACGGGCAAGATGGTGCTTGCCGCCACGCCATTGTTCCTGGCGTTGGTGGTGATCAACTTCGCAGACCTGCTCTTCGCGGTGGACAGCGTCCCGGCCATCTTCGCCATCACCACGGACACGTTCATCGTCTATACGTCGAACGTCATGGCGATCCTGGGCCTGCGGGCGCTTTATTTCGCGCTGTCAGCGATGGTTCACCGCTTCCACTATCTCAAATATGCGCTGGCCCTGATCCTGGTTTATATCGGCGCGAAGATTTTCGTGGCCGATTTCCTGCTGGGCGGCGACAAATTCCCGCCGGTTCTGAGCCTGGGCGTCACCTTTGCGTTGCTCGCAGCGGGCGTAGGCTGGTCGCTTTGGAAGACGCGGCAGGAGCAGCGCAGCCTAGCGTGA
- a CDS encoding SirB1 family protein, protein MDYAAPTNENIAYIGLLADEEIELDSAALALSGLDHEGVDLEPYLDLLGQISATVNAENAAAGQDGSQSGEVQGALLSRVFGTRFDFAGDRSAYDAPLNADMIRVLDRRRGLPVSLSILYVAAARRMGWTAYPLNTPRHVLVSLGPDSDRAVIDPFNRGALVQPDQLAALLGQTSKALTSSGGLYLEPMSNRMTLVRLLLNQATRAEQAGDSWRACTLYERMTIVAPEHGAGWWTLARLQLVHGEVDAARASLSAMLEITRDPERRSHIAAALERLAGQSSV, encoded by the coding sequence ATGGATTATGCTGCACCCACAAATGAAAATATCGCCTATATCGGTCTGCTCGCTGATGAGGAGATCGAACTCGACAGCGCGGCGCTCGCATTAAGCGGCCTCGACCATGAAGGGGTAGATCTTGAACCCTATCTCGATCTGCTCGGTCAAATCAGCGCCACTGTGAACGCGGAAAATGCCGCTGCAGGACAGGACGGATCGCAATCTGGCGAGGTGCAGGGGGCTTTGCTCTCACGCGTGTTCGGCACCCGCTTTGACTTCGCGGGCGACAGATCAGCCTACGACGCGCCGCTCAACGCCGACATGATCCGCGTGCTCGACCGGCGGCGTGGCCTGCCGGTCAGCCTGTCGATCCTTTATGTTGCGGCGGCCCGGCGTATGGGGTGGACGGCTTACCCGCTCAATACGCCGCGCCATGTCTTGGTCAGCCTGGGTCCCGACAGCGACCGAGCGGTGATAGATCCCTTCAATCGAGGGGCGCTGGTTCAACCGGACCAGCTGGCTGCCTTGCTGGGGCAGACATCCAAGGCCCTCACCTCGTCTGGCGGCCTATATCTGGAACCCATGTCAAACCGGATGACCCTTGTGCGCCTGCTGTTGAATCAGGCAACACGAGCCGAGCAGGCTGGCGACAGTTGGCGAGCTTGCACGCTGTATGAGCGTATGACGATCGTCGCGCCCGAACATGGCGCTGGATGGTGGACGCTCGCGCGGCTGCAATTGGTTCACGGCGAAGTGGATGCCGCCCGCGCCAGCCTTAGCGCGATGCTGGAGATCACCCGAGACCCTGAGCGCCGCAGCCACATAGCTGCAGCGCTAGAGCGGCTTGCGGGCCAGTCTTCTGTTTAA
- a CDS encoding MFS transporter, with amino-acid sequence MTSAQPDVSRRELRTVVGASLIGTMIEWFDFFIYGVASALVFNRLFFPSFDSLTGTLLAFSTYALGFLARPLGGVVFGHFGDRIGRKTLLMISLLTMGISTTAIGLLPTYEQIGAWAPILLILLRLLQGFAVGGEWGGAVLIVAEVAPPAQRGFWTCWPQVGAPAGNLLAAGVFAASSGLLTEADFIAWGWRIPFLMSVVLVLVGWWLRRAVSESMVFAREAAEGGVERFPAMEAIRRKGRALLTGAGLRFGENICYYVIATFSITYFTEIRGGDRSLVLNAVLIGSAVECMTMPLFAALSDRIGRRLVYGAGAVCVAAWFLVFFTLMDRGSLWSVGLAIAGAMVAHGAMYAPQGAAITELFPTRLRYSGASIAYQATSILAGSLAPIIALSLYKASGGTALVAAYVIGSLMLTIVAVIAAPETRGVDLHEVT; translated from the coding sequence ATGACGAGCGCGCAACCCGACGTTAGCCGGCGCGAATTGCGAACTGTCGTGGGCGCCAGCCTGATCGGTACGATGATCGAATGGTTCGACTTCTTCATCTACGGCGTTGCATCAGCTCTAGTCTTCAACCGATTGTTTTTCCCGTCTTTTGATTCGTTAACGGGAACGCTACTGGCCTTTTCCACCTATGCGCTGGGGTTCCTGGCGCGGCCGCTGGGCGGGGTGGTCTTCGGCCATTTCGGTGACCGGATCGGACGTAAAACGCTGCTGATGATCAGCCTGCTCACCATGGGCATATCGACGACCGCCATCGGCCTGCTTCCTACCTATGAACAGATTGGAGCATGGGCCCCTATCCTGTTGATCCTGCTGCGCTTGTTACAGGGGTTCGCGGTTGGTGGAGAGTGGGGCGGCGCGGTGCTGATCGTGGCGGAGGTCGCGCCACCGGCGCAGCGCGGCTTCTGGACCTGCTGGCCACAGGTCGGCGCGCCAGCGGGCAATCTGCTTGCCGCCGGTGTGTTCGCCGCGTCATCCGGGTTGCTGACGGAGGCGGACTTTATCGCCTGGGGCTGGCGCATTCCATTCCTGATGTCCGTCGTCCTGGTGCTGGTGGGCTGGTGGCTGCGGCGCGCCGTTTCGGAAAGCATGGTCTTCGCGCGCGAGGCAGCGGAAGGCGGGGTGGAGCGTTTCCCGGCGATGGAAGCGATCAGACGCAAAGGGCGCGCGCTGTTGACCGGCGCGGGCCTGCGTTTCGGAGAGAATATCTGCTATTATGTCATCGCCACCTTCTCTATCACCTATTTCACCGAAATTCGCGGCGGCGATCGATCGCTGGTGCTAAATGCCGTGCTGATCGGCTCTGCAGTGGAATGTATGACGATGCCGCTGTTTGCGGCGCTGTCCGACCGGATTGGCCGGAGACTGGTCTATGGCGCGGGGGCGGTATGCGTCGCGGCCTGGTTCCTGGTCTTCTTCACATTGATGGATCGGGGCAGTTTGTGGAGCGTAGGTCTTGCCATCGCCGGCGCGATGGTGGCGCACGGGGCCATGTATGCACCACAAGGCGCGGCGATCACTGAACTTTTCCCGACGCGCCTGCGCTATTCGGGGGCGAGCATTGCTTATCAGGCCACCTCGATCCTTGCAGGGTCGCTGGCGCCGATCATCGCCCTTTCGCTCTACAAGGCGAGCGGCGGCACCGCGCTGGTCGCCGCTTATGTGATCGGCAGCCTGATGCTTACCATCGTGGCGGTGATCGCCGCGCCTGAAACGCGCGGTGTGGATTTGCATGAGGTGACTTGA